A window of Candidatus Manganitrophaceae bacterium contains these coding sequences:
- the hflK gene encoding FtsH protease activity modulator HflK: protein MAWEPRKPEGESGDPFVKLMKDLQKLGAGGPINFKGLKPIIGILVVLFLLWKGFYIVAPDEQGVVLRFGELVRTAEPGPHLKIPFVETVLLPKVTKLHRIEIGFRTTRGGSQTVPREALMVTGDENIVAVELIVQFRILDAEDFLFNVADIGPTIKKVAEASIRQIIGQSQIDEALTVGKARIQQDTQIVLQRILDEYEAGVQITAVQLQDVDPPGAVEASFKDVASAKEDKEKLINESHGYRNDIIPRAKGEAAQVINEAQAYSEARVRRAEGEADRFLQTLKEYRQAKGIIRKRIYIETMEEVLSNIEKIIIDDSLGGKVLPLLPLGKAGLGEMSGRGRR, encoded by the coding sequence ATGGCATGGGAGCCGAGAAAGCCTGAAGGGGAAAGTGGCGATCCCTTCGTAAAATTGATGAAGGACCTCCAGAAGCTGGGGGCCGGAGGCCCTATTAACTTTAAGGGCTTGAAGCCGATCATTGGGATCCTCGTTGTACTCTTCTTATTATGGAAAGGGTTCTACATTGTCGCGCCGGACGAACAGGGGGTTGTCCTCCGTTTCGGGGAGCTTGTCCGGACAGCCGAGCCCGGCCCCCATCTCAAAATTCCTTTTGTAGAGACCGTTCTTCTTCCCAAGGTGACAAAACTCCATCGTATCGAGATCGGGTTCCGCACCACCCGCGGTGGGTCCCAGACCGTCCCGAGAGAGGCCTTGATGGTGACCGGTGATGAGAACATTGTCGCGGTTGAATTGATCGTGCAGTTCCGTATCCTGGACGCCGAGGACTTCCTCTTCAACGTCGCCGATATCGGGCCAACCATCAAAAAAGTGGCCGAGGCCTCTATCCGGCAGATCATCGGCCAAAGCCAGATCGATGAGGCCCTGACGGTCGGGAAGGCCAGGATTCAGCAGGACACCCAGATTGTGCTTCAACGGATACTGGATGAGTACGAGGCGGGGGTTCAGATCACGGCCGTCCAGTTACAGGATGTCGATCCGCCCGGTGCGGTTGAGGCCTCTTTTAAGGACGTGGCGAGTGCCAAGGAGGACAAGGAAAAGTTAATCAACGAGTCCCATGGTTATCGCAATGACATCATCCCAAGGGCCAAGGGGGAGGCGGCACAGGTCATCAATGAGGCACAGGCCTATTCCGAAGCACGGGTTCGACGGGCTGAGGGAGAGGCGGATCGTTTTTTACAGACCTTGAAGGAATATCGTCAGGCGAAGGGGATCATTCGGAAGCGGATCTACATTGAGACGATGGAGGAGGTTCTGTCTAATATTGAGAAAATCATCATTGACGACAGCCTGGGTGGAAAAGTGCTTCCTTTGCTCCCTCTCGGAAAAGCGGGACTTGGAGAAATGAGCGGGAGGGGAAGGCGATGA
- a CDS encoding efflux RND transporter periplasmic adaptor subunit, which yields MSFFKKILLVVPFFTIAIVGINHYGADKIGINFLGISPKGSSSEGDAQRYKEVRVELGTFEEVVTADGTVIPINRIELKSKAGGRIIKLPVEAGDFVRKGDLIAKLDQRDEKSAVAQARADLDIARAELKQAKRMFTRRNTLYKRKIISEEERDETGLKLAVVKGKVIQALTKFDTAKETLAESIVRAPISGIILQKYVEEGQIIASGVSGADGGNPIVDIAAMVSVYIEAGINEIDIGKMEIGQSATIVAEAYPQLKFLGEVVRIAPEADPDEKSVTRFNIVVKVENADRKLKSGMNAEMELTLFKKDNILLAPVTAFKKIQGADAAPDERVVHLKQGNVFISRTISVGLSDFKEAEILSGLSEGDILGIPMTSRLNAANKRLEERIKRSRGFGVRKKK from the coding sequence ATGTCTTTCTTTAAAAAAATACTTCTTGTGGTTCCCTTTTTTACGATTGCGATTGTTGGGATCAATCACTATGGGGCAGACAAAATTGGAATCAATTTCCTGGGGATAAGCCCAAAAGGAAGCAGTTCCGAAGGGGATGCCCAAAGGTATAAAGAGGTCCGGGTTGAACTGGGTACTTTTGAAGAAGTGGTGACGGCCGATGGAACCGTGATACCGATCAACCGGATTGAGTTAAAATCGAAGGCCGGCGGCCGGATCATAAAGCTGCCCGTGGAAGCCGGCGATTTTGTCCGCAAGGGAGACCTCATCGCGAAGCTAGATCAGCGGGATGAAAAGTCAGCGGTTGCGCAGGCCCGGGCAGACCTCGATATCGCCAGGGCGGAACTGAAGCAGGCAAAACGCATGTTCACCCGTCGAAACACGCTCTACAAGAGGAAGATCATTTCAGAGGAAGAACGGGACGAGACCGGGCTGAAGCTGGCGGTGGTCAAGGGAAAGGTCATTCAGGCCTTGACCAAATTTGACACCGCCAAGGAAACGCTGGCCGAATCGATTGTTCGTGCCCCCATTTCGGGGATTATCCTGCAAAAATATGTGGAAGAGGGCCAAATTATTGCCTCCGGCGTCAGCGGCGCGGATGGCGGAAACCCGATTGTCGATATCGCCGCCATGGTTTCTGTGTACATTGAAGCAGGGATTAACGAAATTGACATCGGGAAGATGGAAATAGGGCAGTCCGCCACCATCGTCGCGGAAGCTTATCCCCAGCTCAAGTTTCTGGGTGAGGTCGTCCGTATCGCGCCGGAAGCAGACCCTGACGAGAAGAGTGTGACCCGGTTTAATATCGTCGTCAAGGTGGAAAATGCGGATCGTAAATTAAAATCCGGAATGAATGCCGAAATGGAACTGACTCTTTTCAAAAAGGACAATATTCTTCTGGCCCCTGTGACTGCGTTCAAAAAAATCCAGGGCGCGGATGCCGCGCCGGATGAACGCGTGGTTCACTTAAAACAGGGCAATGTCTTTATATCTCGCACCATATCGGTCGGTCTCTCTGATTTTAAGGAGGCCGAGATTCTTTCCGGACTTTCGGAAGGAGATATCCTCGGCATCCCGATGACATCCAGATTAAACGCCGCAAACAAGCGGCTTGAAGAAAGAATCAAGAGAAGCCGGGGTTTCGGCGTGAGGAAGAAGAAATAA
- a CDS encoding pseudoazurin: MRKVIERVLLLSIFLIFTSVVAQAATIKVAMLNTGTDGTSQMVFEPAFIEAKVGDTIEFVVTDVLHQPVSVSVPEGQATWHVEPSEGVTVKITKDGVFFFKCETHAILGMSGIIQVGSSKANLDAATEAVEEYVEGLAMNADRIEGLLAKVK; the protein is encoded by the coding sequence GTGCGTAAAGTTATAGAAAGAGTACTTCTTCTGTCCATTTTTTTGATTTTCACATCAGTGGTTGCCCAGGCGGCGACGATCAAGGTGGCGATGCTGAACACGGGTACCGATGGCACGTCTCAGATGGTTTTTGAGCCGGCCTTTATCGAAGCCAAGGTGGGAGACACGATCGAATTTGTTGTCACCGACGTCCTCCATCAGCCTGTCTCTGTTTCTGTCCCTGAAGGCCAGGCAACATGGCATGTAGAGCCCAGTGAGGGTGTCACGGTGAAGATCACGAAGGACGGGGTCTTCTTCTTCAAATGTGAAACACATGCCATTCTGGGCATGTCCGGGATCATTCAGGTGGGTAGTTCGAAGGCGAACCTTGATGCAGCAACAGAAGCTGTCGAGGAATACGTTGAAGGGCTGGCCATGAATGCGGACCGCATTGAGGGTTTGCTGGCAAAGGTAAAGTAG
- a CDS encoding DUF4202 domain-containing protein, which produces MTVQLNRFRKAVAQFDAVNCEDPNQESYQGKTFPKELLYAQRMTACLAQLAPDASEALRLAARSQHIARWEIPRSNYPLDRLGYQKWRTTLNRFHAEKAGEILSILEYNDETISRVQGFLLKKHLKSDPEMQLLEDVICLVFLESYFSDFSKKHEENKMIEIVQKTWKKMSARGHEAALQLDLRPEDLALIRKALSQSLSR; this is translated from the coding sequence ATGACGGTTCAATTGAATCGGTTCCGCAAGGCCGTCGCGCAGTTTGATGCCGTCAATTGTGAAGATCCTAACCAGGAATCCTACCAGGGAAAGACCTTTCCAAAAGAATTACTCTACGCACAACGGATGACCGCCTGCCTGGCCCAGCTTGCCCCTGACGCATCGGAGGCCCTTCGCCTCGCCGCAAGATCCCAGCACATTGCCCGCTGGGAAATCCCCCGAAGCAACTACCCCTTGGACCGGCTCGGCTATCAAAAATGGCGGACAACCCTGAACCGTTTTCACGCGGAAAAGGCAGGTGAAATCCTTAGCATACTTGAATACAACGATGAAACAATCTCACGCGTCCAGGGCTTTCTTCTCAAAAAACATCTCAAGAGTGATCCTGAGATGCAGCTTCTGGAGGATGTGATCTGCCTGGTCTTCCTGGAAAGTTATTTCTCCGATTTTTCAAAGAAGCATGAGGAGAATAAGATGATCGAGATTGTTCAAAAAACCTGGAAGAAAATGTCCGCCCGTGGTCATGAAGCCGCGCTTCAGTTGGACCTGCGACCCGAGGATCTTGCCCTTATCAGGAAGGCGCTTTCGCAGAGCCTTTCAAGATAG
- the hemL gene encoding glutamate-1-semialdehyde-2,1-aminomutase: MKRDKSEALFEEAQRRIPGGVNSPVRAFKSVGGNPLFIKRAKGSKIVDIDGNRFIDYVLSWGPMIVGHAHPKVVEAVQKAAALGTSFGAPTKLEVTLAKRVQENFPLMERVRFVNSGTEATMSAIRLARGYTGRNKIVKFEGCYHGHADSLLVKAGSGATTLGIPDSPGVPPDLARDTLTVPFNNLSALRKTFEKLGNQIACLIVEPVPGNMGTIVPENGFLPGLRELTRPFGIVLIFDEVMSGFRVAPGGAQERYGIRPDLTCLGKIIGGGLPVGAYGGKKEIMDQIAPVGPVYQAGTLSGNPLAMSAGIATLRLLQESGVYEKLEARSAALEEGISDVARKAKIPLQINRIGSQMTFFFTDKKVKDYEGALKTDRVRFGKFFLGLLEEGVYLAPSPFEALFLSIAHSPSDIEKTVRAAYKVLKKI, translated from the coding sequence ATGAAACGAGACAAATCAGAGGCACTGTTCGAGGAAGCACAGAGACGGATTCCGGGCGGCGTAAACTCACCGGTGCGGGCGTTCAAGTCGGTCGGGGGGAATCCCCTCTTCATCAAACGGGCAAAGGGGAGCAAGATCGTAGATATCGATGGCAATCGCTTTATCGATTACGTCCTCTCCTGGGGACCGATGATCGTCGGCCATGCGCATCCAAAGGTGGTGGAGGCCGTTCAGAAGGCCGCGGCCCTCGGGACCAGCTTCGGGGCGCCGACAAAACTAGAGGTCACGCTCGCCAAGCGGGTCCAGGAAAACTTTCCCCTGATGGAACGAGTCCGCTTCGTCAATTCCGGAACAGAGGCGACGATGAGCGCCATTCGTCTCGCCAGGGGATATACGGGTCGGAACAAGATTGTGAAATTTGAAGGCTGTTATCACGGCCATGCCGACTCCCTCCTTGTCAAGGCCGGGTCGGGCGCCACAACCCTCGGGATCCCTGATTCTCCCGGCGTCCCGCCCGATCTAGCACGCGACACGCTCACGGTCCCTTTCAATAACCTGAGCGCCCTTCGTAAGACCTTCGAGAAGTTGGGAAACCAGATTGCCTGCCTGATCGTCGAACCGGTTCCAGGCAATATGGGAACGATTGTTCCAGAAAATGGTTTTCTTCCGGGTCTTCGGGAGTTGACCCGTCCTTTCGGCATTGTCCTGATCTTTGACGAGGTCATGAGCGGTTTCAGGGTCGCGCCCGGCGGCGCACAGGAACGCTACGGCATTAGACCGGATCTGACCTGTCTGGGAAAAATCATCGGCGGAGGATTGCCGGTCGGGGCCTATGGAGGGAAGAAAGAAATCATGGATCAGATTGCGCCGGTCGGTCCGGTCTACCAGGCGGGAACCCTCTCCGGCAACCCCTTGGCGATGTCCGCCGGAATCGCAACATTGCGCCTGCTTCAGGAATCCGGTGTTTACGAAAAACTGGAGGCACGTTCCGCTGCCCTCGAGGAAGGGATTTCTGATGTCGCCCGTAAGGCAAAGATTCCCCTTCAGATCAACCGGATCGGGTCACAGATGACCTTTTTCTTTACCGATAAAAAGGTCAAGGACTACGAGGGGGCCTTGAAGACCGACCGGGTCCGCTTCGGAAAGTTTTTTCTCGGCCTGCTGGAAGAAGGAGTCTATCTTGCCCCTTCCCCTTTTGAAGCACTCTTCCTCTCAATAGCACATTCCCCTTCAGACATCGAGAAGACCGTCCGCGCCGCCTACAAGGTGTTAAAAAAGATTTAG
- the hflC gene encoding protease modulator HflC, with product MKKKDLMGIAVLAFFVLLMIGVSPFFVVDIVQTAIVVQLGKPVRTITEPGLKFKIPFIQEVIKFDKRLLDYDSEPQDVVTRDKKTLVIDNFAKWRIVDPLKFYEAFRTQRAARSRLDDIIYSELRVDLGQHDLSEIISQNRSEIMATVTRLTNEKALVYGIEIVDVRIKRADLPEQNEKAVFTRMQAERGREAKRYRSEGAEQAQKVRSEAEKEKEILLAEAYKTQQELMGKGDAEAFRIYAEAYGQDVKFFEFIRSMDAYKKVFKDGKSMIVLSPDSEFFKHLEGVK from the coding sequence ATGAAAAAGAAAGACCTCATGGGCATTGCCGTTCTGGCCTTCTTTGTCCTGCTGATGATCGGGGTCTCCCCTTTCTTTGTGGTGGATATCGTCCAGACGGCGATCGTCGTTCAACTGGGAAAACCGGTCCGAACCATTACCGAACCGGGCTTGAAGTTCAAGATCCCTTTTATCCAGGAGGTGATCAAATTTGACAAGCGTCTCCTTGACTATGACTCAGAGCCGCAGGATGTGGTGACCCGGGACAAGAAGACCCTGGTGATCGACAACTTTGCGAAGTGGCGGATCGTCGATCCCCTGAAGTTCTATGAAGCCTTCCGGACACAACGCGCGGCACGCTCCCGTCTGGACGACATCATTTATTCTGAACTGCGTGTCGATCTGGGGCAGCACGATCTCTCAGAGATCATTTCTCAAAACCGCTCGGAAATTATGGCCACGGTGACCCGCCTGACAAATGAGAAGGCCCTGGTCTATGGAATTGAGATTGTGGATGTCCGGATCAAGCGGGCCGATCTTCCGGAGCAGAACGAAAAGGCGGTCTTTACCCGGATGCAGGCAGAGCGGGGAAGAGAGGCAAAGCGCTATCGCTCCGAAGGGGCCGAACAGGCCCAGAAGGTTCGCTCAGAGGCCGAGAAAGAGAAAGAGATTCTCCTTGCCGAGGCCTACAAGACACAGCAGGAGTTGATGGGGAAGGGCGACGCTGAGGCCTTCCGGATCTACGCGGAGGCCTATGGTCAGGATGTGAAGTTCTTTGAATTCATCCGGTCGATGGATGCCTATAAAAAGGTATTCAAGGATGGGAAGTCCATGATCGTCCTCAGCCCGGACTCGGAGTTCTTCAAGCACCTAGAAGGTGTGAAGTAA
- a CDS encoding ABC transporter ATP-binding protein, translated as MLIEMQDVVKSYRMGSEEIPVLHDINLSIKTNEYLAVMGPSGSGKSTLMNILGCLDTPSSGKYHFGDKDVKSLSDNQLSEIRNKHIGFVFQSFNLLPRVTALQNVELPLIYLGIPSSLRGKMARQVLEKVGLGDRMTHRPNELSGGQKQRVAIARALVTKPSLILADEPTGNLDSKTGTEIMGLFNTLYEQGNTIILVTHEEYIAAYATRIIRLCDGLIDNTVLPKKSLRTPFIY; from the coding sequence ATGCTGATTGAAATGCAAGATGTCGTTAAGTCTTATCGGATGGGATCGGAGGAAATTCCGGTCTTGCATGATATTAACCTGTCCATAAAGACCAATGAATATCTCGCGGTGATGGGCCCATCCGGCTCTGGAAAATCAACATTGATGAATATTCTAGGATGTCTGGATACCCCTTCTTCGGGGAAATACCATTTCGGAGATAAGGATGTAAAAAGCCTGAGTGACAACCAATTATCGGAAATTAGAAACAAGCATATCGGCTTTGTGTTTCAGTCCTTTAATCTCCTTCCCCGTGTGACTGCCCTCCAAAATGTCGAGTTGCCCCTGATATACCTCGGCATTCCCTCCTCACTTCGGGGAAAGATGGCGAGACAGGTCCTGGAAAAGGTTGGCCTGGGTGACCGAATGACACATCGACCCAATGAGTTATCGGGTGGGCAAAAACAACGTGTTGCAATCGCAAGGGCCCTGGTCACAAAGCCCTCCCTCATTCTTGCGGATGAACCGACAGGGAACCTCGACAGCAAAACAGGCACTGAAATCATGGGATTGTTCAACACACTCTACGAACAGGGCAACACCATCATTCTGGTCACGCACGAAGAATACATCGCGGCCTATGCGACGCGAATTATTCGGCTTTGTGATGGTCTTATCGACAATACTGTCCTACCGAAGAAGAGCCTTCGGACACCGTTTATTTACTAG
- a CDS encoding ferritin-like domain-containing protein: MDSQAMISLLNSAISLEYGGAIQYSQNSVLLQGTYREVHSGFFGDMSNDSFSHARKLGIYVVGLGGIPTVEPAPIKQTTDLTEMLEFGLEIETAALATYTQGVEMAEDNVPFRVMLEDMTLEEYNHQLGLKKILGKLSLQVSDAIKEVRLKQA, from the coding sequence ATGGATTCGCAAGCGATGATCAGTCTTCTCAACAGCGCGATCAGCCTGGAATATGGCGGCGCCATTCAATATTCTCAAAACAGTGTACTCCTTCAGGGAACCTACCGGGAAGTCCACTCCGGTTTCTTTGGAGACATGAGCAACGACAGTTTTAGTCATGCCCGGAAACTGGGAATATATGTTGTCGGATTGGGGGGGATTCCAACCGTCGAACCCGCCCCGATCAAGCAGACGACGGACCTGACGGAGATGCTGGAATTTGGACTCGAAATAGAGACAGCCGCCCTTGCAACTTACACCCAGGGGGTCGAGATGGCTGAAGACAATGTACCTTTTCGTGTGATGCTGGAAGATATGACCCTTGAGGAATATAACCACCAGTTGGGACTCAAGAAAATCTTAGGCAAACTCTCCCTTCAGGTTTCCGATGCGATTAAAGAGGTCCGCCTGAAACAGGCTTAA
- a CDS encoding FtsX-like permease family protein, whose protein sequence is MILFENILLALQTLKANPLRSILILTGMAVGIAAVLHVVALGEVTQRRINKRLAGLGSNVLQIRPNYSRRRGVRTDTSVVSLKWEEAKELADHSEVITATVPLYSGSKGVQFRDKNWNTRITGTTPEYESVNNEHLIEGRFFNQDELNRRSRVSVLGATVHEKLFGDRSPVGETILITGKRYRVVGTLKAKGESWRSPDDQIFIPLTTAQQRLFGTKHVASILAQIRSADDYDEALFEIETTLRRNHRIHPEHENDFRVRRQDFFLATIKDANKELGQFIMVIALVSLVVGGIGIANVMLISVTERIREIGTRRAIGAKKIHILTQFMTESIILGLLGGLLGIVGGIAFNQYRIGEGMILPMEWIAYSFIICAGIGTVAGIYPALRAANKNVIDALRYE, encoded by the coding sequence ATGATTCTGTTTGAAAATATCCTTCTGGCATTGCAGACCCTTAAGGCAAACCCCCTGCGATCTATCCTGATCCTCACAGGCATGGCGGTTGGTATTGCCGCAGTGCTCCACGTGGTTGCACTCGGAGAAGTAACCCAGAGGAGAATCAATAAACGTTTGGCGGGATTGGGCTCAAATGTCCTGCAGATCCGTCCCAACTATTCCAGAAGGCGAGGGGTTCGCACGGACACAAGTGTCGTCAGTTTGAAGTGGGAAGAAGCAAAAGAGCTGGCCGATCATTCGGAAGTCATCACCGCCACCGTACCCCTTTATTCTGGCTCCAAAGGGGTGCAGTTCAGAGACAAAAATTGGAATACACGGATTACCGGCACAACACCCGAATATGAATCCGTTAATAATGAGCATCTTATCGAAGGTCGCTTTTTTAATCAGGACGAACTCAATCGACGATCGCGTGTGAGTGTCTTGGGGGCCACCGTTCACGAAAAATTATTTGGGGACCGGTCTCCTGTCGGCGAAACTATCCTGATCACGGGGAAGCGCTATCGGGTTGTCGGCACGTTGAAAGCCAAGGGGGAAAGCTGGAGAAGCCCCGACGATCAGATCTTTATCCCACTGACGACGGCGCAGCAGCGCCTGTTTGGCACAAAACATGTCGCGAGCATTCTCGCTCAGATTCGTTCAGCCGACGATTACGATGAAGCCCTTTTTGAGATCGAAACAACCCTTCGACGAAATCACCGGATCCATCCGGAGCACGAGAATGATTTCAGGGTCAGACGGCAGGATTTCTTCCTTGCAACGATTAAAGACGCGAACAAAGAACTCGGTCAGTTTATTATGGTAATTGCCCTCGTCTCACTTGTTGTCGGCGGGATTGGGATTGCCAATGTCATGCTGATCTCTGTGACCGAGCGTATTCGCGAGATCGGGACACGACGTGCAATTGGCGCCAAGAAGATTCACATCCTCACTCAATTCATGACCGAATCCATCATCCTGGGCCTCCTCGGAGGGCTATTGGGAATTGTGGGTGGAATCGCCTTCAACCAATACAGAATTGGAGAGGGGATGATCCTGCCGATGGAATGGATTGCTTACAGTTTTATAATCTGTGCGGGGATCGGTACGGTGGCGGGAATCTATCCGGCACTTCGGGCCGCCAACAAGAATGTCATTGACGCGCTTCGATATGAATAG